Proteins found in one Gemmatimonadota bacterium genomic segment:
- a CDS encoding rhodanese-like domain-containing protein — protein MKDQIAHYEDKLKYETDSFDLWESITLGKDVVVVDSRSEEAYAERHIPGAVNIPHWTMDPVTTSNLDKDALYVTYCDGIGCNASTKGALNMARLGFSVKELMGGLDWWMRDGYETEGLQATEGRALVCGCG, from the coding sequence ATGAAAGATCAGATCGCACACTATGAGGACAAGCTGAAATACGAGACCGATTCCTTTGACCTGTGGGAATCCATCACCCTAGGCAAGGACGTCGTCGTAGTGGACTCGCGGTCCGAGGAAGCCTACGCGGAACGCCATATCCCTGGTGCTGTCAATATACCTCACTGGACCATGGATCCAGTCACCACGTCCAACCTTGACAAAGATGCACTGTATGTAACCTACTGCGACGGTATCGGCTGCAACGCGTCAACCAAAGGCGCGCTAAACATGGCCAGGCTGGGTTTCAGCGTGAAGGAACTTATGGGCGGGCTGGACTGGTGGATGCGGGATGGTTACGAAACGGAAGGCCTGCAGGCCACCGAAGGAAGGGCGCTAGTCTGTGGCTGCGGATAA
- a CDS encoding M48 family metallopeptidase codes for MNVDYKVKRSSKRKKLTITVERNRQIVISAPTSTSEEVIREFFESKRQWIYEKTNHLQKYEARPHPPGKEIVNGESALYLGYEYQIEIYTGDTTEIRLEQRFLVPSSLVGERRKVFHKWYVDRAKEYLIPKVKSFGSTLGVEFASAKIMDSRYRWGSCTVKNNINLNWRLIKAPMFVIDYVIVHELAHLMEANHTSRFWNIVRTHAPLMEKAQRWLKENGQILEQDI; via the coding sequence ATGAACGTGGATTACAAAGTAAAGCGATCGTCTAAACGAAAGAAGTTGACTATTACAGTTGAGCGTAACCGGCAGATCGTGATCTCTGCTCCTACGTCAACTTCGGAGGAGGTAATTAGGGAATTTTTCGAATCGAAACGCCAGTGGATATATGAGAAGACGAATCACCTGCAGAAGTACGAAGCCCGGCCGCATCCGCCTGGTAAGGAGATAGTAAATGGAGAATCTGCTCTATATCTTGGCTATGAGTATCAGATCGAAATCTACACTGGTGATACGACCGAGATACGATTAGAGCAACGTTTTCTTGTACCGAGTTCTTTGGTGGGAGAACGTAGGAAGGTATTTCACAAGTGGTATGTCGACCGAGCGAAAGAGTATCTAATACCTAAAGTAAAATCGTTTGGCAGTACGCTGGGAGTGGAGTTTGCCAGTGCGAAGATCATGGATAGTCGCTACCGATGGGGCTCTTGTACCGTAAAAAACAACATCAACTTAAACTGGCGTTTAATCAAAGCACCTATGTTCGTAATCGACTATGTAATCGTTCACGAACTTGCACATCTGATGGAGGCAAACCACACCTCCCGATTCTGGAATATCGTTAGGACGCATGCACCATTAATGGAGAAGGCGCAGAGATGGCTTAAAGAGAACGGCCAGATTCTCGAACAGGATATCTAG